In Truepera sp., the sequence GTCTCCACGAGGTTGGGGATGAGGTCGGACCTGCGCTTGAGTTGAACGTCGATCTGGCTCCAGGCGTTCTGATAGCGCTTCTCGTACGCCACTATTCTGTTGTAGATCGAGACCGCGTACACACCCAACGCGACCAAGACGATCAAGACGATGAGGCTTCCCATGGTTGAACCTCCTACCAGATTGTAGCGGAAAGCGCCGCCGGGTACGGGGTGGGGCCTGCGGGGCCCCGTCAGGCGTCGCGGCTTGCTATCACTCCGCCGCCAAGCAGCCGCTCGCCGTCATATATGACGGCGCTCTGGCCGGTGGCCACCGCGAACTGCGGCTCGTCGAACTCGAGGCGGAAGCGGTCGCCCTCCAGCAGCGTCAGGGTGGCATCTTCGGGCTGCTGGCGGTAGCGCACCTGAGCCTGCACCCTGGTCGGCAACAGCTCCTCGCGTGTGAGGAAGTTGCGCAGGCCGGCTTCGAGCGTGCGCCAGTGGCACATCTCGCGCGTGCCGACGACCACCTCGTTGCTGTCGGCCCTCAGCTCGAGCACGTAGCGCTCGAGGTGCGACTTGTGAAGCCCGAGGCCGCGCTTCTGCCCGATGGTGTAGAAGGCCACGCCCCGGTGCTCGCCCACCACGGCGTAGCCCTCCGACGCGTCCACCACGTTGCCGGGAACGGCGCGCGAGGCCTCCTCGAGGTACGCCTTCACGGTGGTGGGCACGAAGCAGAGGCCGGACGAGCTCTTCTTCTCCGCCGTGCGTAGGCCGCGCTCGGCGGCCATGGCCCGCACCTCGGCCTTGGTGAGGTCTCCCAGCGGGAACAGCAGGTACTGGAGGATGTTGCGGGGCAGGGCCCACAGGAAGTAGGTCTGGTCCTTGTCGTCGTCCACGCCGCGGTGCAGTTCGGGGCCGTGCGGGCCGTCCACGCGGCGCACGAAGTGCCCGGACGCCATGTACTCGCACCCCAGGGCCTGGGCCCGCTTGACGAACGCCCCGAACTTGATGTGGCGGTTGCACCACACGCACGGGTTCGGGGTGCTGCCCGCCTGGTAAGTAGGCACGAAGGGGTCCATGACGATCTCTTGGAAGGTGTCGCGGAAGTCGAGCAGGTAGAACGGTACGTCCAGCCCGTCGGCCACGCGGCGGGCGTCGTAGGCGGCGTCGGGGCTGCAGCAGAGGTCGAAGGCGCCCGCCGGCTTCTCGTCGGGCCAGAACCTGAGCATGCTCCCGACGACCTCGTAACCCTGCTCCGCGAGGAGGGCGGTGGCCACCGAGGAGTCGACGCCTCCAGACATGGCGGCCATGACCCTGACGGGCTTCACGCCCTGGTCACCGGAGGGCATGGACTCGAGGAATTCGGGAACGCTCACGACGTCCGATTGTATGTGCCTGCACGGGGGTGGCGGGCGCCCCTGGGTTACGAACCCCGCCCCCTGCTGTAGACTTGCCCCGGAGGTGGCCGTGAAGAGCGTCCGCATAATCAGGCTCGTCCTGCTGCTAGCACTGGCCGGGTACCTGTGGCTCTTCCACGCCGCCAACCGGCAACAGGTCGAGTTGCCGATCCTCAACTATCTCCTACCGCCGATACCGGTGGCATACGTCCTGGCGTTCGCGCTGGTGGCCGGTTGGGCGGTCGGCTTCGTTCCCACGCGCCTCTCCTTGTGGCGCCGCTCGCGCGAGGTGAAGAAGCTGCGTGAGAGGGTCGCCGAGCTCGAGGCGGTGAGCGCCGGCCCGCCGGTCTCGCGCACCAGCGTGACCAGCCCTCGCCGCGCAACCCACAGCCCTTACAGCGAGCACGAAACCGAACTACCGGTGATCCCCGACCGTGGCGACCCGTACCCGGGCGAGACCACCTCGGACGACGAAGCCGGTTGATGCCCCAAGGGGTGCCCGAGGTGCGGTGGTCGGTGAGGCCGCCCGCGCCGCCCAGCGCCGTCGCGGCGCTCAGCCGCGCGCTCCAAGTCCCGCCGGCACTCGCGGCGGTCCTATGGGCCAGGGGCCTGCGCGACGAGGCGCGATCCCACTTGGATCCTCCCCTCGTGTTGAGCCCCAACCCTGCGTTGGCGCAGGCCGCCGAGCGCCTGGCCCTGGCAGTGCGGCAGGGCAAGCGCATCCTGATCCATGGCGACTACGACGCTGACGGCATCAGCGGTACCGCCGTCCTCTTCCTCGGCCTGCAGGAACTGGGCGCCAACGTCGCGACCTTCATACCCGACCGCCTGACCGACGGCTACGGCGTTCATATGGCCCGCGTTCCCGAGCACGCCGCGCGGGCCGACCTCTTCATCACGGTGGACTGCGGGGTCACCAACTTGGCCGAGATCGGGGCGCTGCAAGAAGCAGGCGTCGAGGTCATCGTCACCGACCACCACAGCCCGGGCGCGGCCCTGCCCGACTGCCTCGTCGTTCACCCGGGCCTCTCGCCCGCGGCCCGGCACGGCCTGCCCGAGCTGACTGGAGCAGGCGTGGCGTTCCACCTCCTGTGGGCGCTGCACGACGCTCTTGGGCTCGAGGCGCCTCTCGAGTACGCCGACCTCGCCACGCTCGGCACCATCGCCGACGTGGCCCCGCTCCTGGGAGAGAACCGCGCCCTGATCCGCGAGGGGCTGAAGCGGCTGCACGACTCGCGCTGGCCGGGCCTGCGCGCCAGCGTGGCTCAAGCGCGCCTCAGCGCGCCCATCTCCGCCCGCAGCGTGGCCTTCGTGCTGGCGCCGCGCCTCAACGCCGCAGGGCGCCTGGGCGAGGCCGACGTGGGGCTCGAGCTGCTGGTGACACGCTCCGAGCGGCGCGCGGCGGAGTTGGCCGTATACCTTGACGCGCGCAACTTGGAGCGCCGCAAGATCCAAGACGGCATGTACGAGTCGGCACTAGCCAAGGCCGACCCCGAGGCGCCGGCGCTGGTGATCGAGGACCCCAGCTGGCACCCCGGCGTCATGGGCATCGTCGCCAGCAAGCTGCTCGAACGCTTCTACCTGCCCGTCTACATCGCCGCCGCCGGCAAGGGCAGCGTGCGCTCCACGCCCGGCATCTCGGCCGTCGAGGGGCTGCGGGCCGCGGCGCCTCACCTGCTGCGCTTCGGGGGGCACAAGCAGGCCGCGGGCTTCGCGCTCGACATGGAGAACTTCGGCGCGTTCCGAGCGGCCGTCCACGAGTTCGCCGGCCGCTTCCCGCGGCCCGTGCCCACCGTGGTGGCCGACACCGTCATCGGCGCCGACGAGGTGACCGCGGGCCTCTACCGCGCCATCGTCGACCTCGAGCCGTTCGGCGAGGGCCACCCGGCGCCCCTCTTCGCCCTCACCGGCACGCTGGACGCGGCGCGCGCCGTGGGCAAGGACGGCAACACCCTGCAGCTCCGGATCGGGGGCGTGAAGGGCGTGGCGTGGCGCATGGGCGAGCTGGCGCCCGGCCTGCCGGTCGGCGGCAGCGTGAACGTGGCGGTGGAACTCGAGGAGAACGAGTTCCGCAACGCCCGCACCTTGGAGTTCCGGGCCAGCGCTGTTCGCGCCGCCGAGCCCCTGCGGCTGGCGCCGGAGGTGGGCGAGGACACCGCCGCGCCCCTCGTGGCGGCGCCCGTGACCCGCGCGGGCACGGGCAGGCTGGTCACCGACCTGGGCCCCGACGCCGTCGCCACCCTGGAGGGCCTGGTGCGCGCGGGCACCCCCGTCGTCCTCGCCCTGGGCCCGGACACCCTGCACGAGTTGGAGCGCGAGGCCAAGGAGCTGCCGACGGTCAGCGAGGTGCGCCGCGGCCTGCAGGCGTTGAGGCGCGGCGCGCCCTCGCCCTACCTCGCGGCCAAGTCGGAACGGATCCTGCAGGCGCTTCGCGAGCTGGGGACCGTCGACGAGCTGGGGCGGGCCGTGCGCCTGCCCGCCGGCACGCGGCTCTCCCCCTACGAGTCGCCCGGCCTCATGGCGGGCCTGTTGCGGCGCTACCAGCTCCGGACGTTCGTGCACGCCTACCGCCACCTCGACGACGAGGGGCTCGCCATCACGACCGCGCGGCTCTTCGGCGAAGCGGTGGCCGTCGCCACCGGCGACGCGCGCGCCGAGCCCCTCGAGGAGGGCGTGCCACACGCCATATACTGAGCGCGTGTCCCTGAACCTTCCGCAGCGCCCGGCCCAACGTGAAGCCCTCTCGAACCCGGCTCCCGCCGACGTGGCGGCCGAACTCCGGCGCCGCCTGGAGGCGACGGTCGAGGGCGAGGTCCGCTTCGACGCCCGCGCAAGGGCGCTCTACGGCACCGACGCCAGCCCCTACCGCATCGCCCCCGTGGGGGTGGTGGTGCCGCGAGACGAGGCGGACGTGGTCGCCGCCGTCCGCGCCGCCAACGAGCTGGGCGTGCCCGTGCTGCCGCGCGGCGGGGGCACGAGCCTGGCCGGCCAGACGGTGGCGGCGGCGCTCGTCATCGACATGTCGAAGTACCTCACGAAGATCATCGAGCTGAACGTCGAGGAGCGCTGGGTGCGCGTCCAGCCGGGCCTCGTGCGCGACCAGTTGAACGCGGCGCTGGCGCCGCACGGCCTGCAGTTCACCCCCGACGTGGCGACCACGGACCGCGCCAACGTGGGCGGCATGGTGGCCAACAACTCGGCAGGCACGCGCTCCATCAAGTACGGCAAGAGCGTCGACCAGGTGATCGAGTTGCGCGTGCTCCTGATGGACGGCACCGAGCTCCACCTTGGGCCCCTGCGGGGCAAGGAGCTGGACGAGAAGCTGGCGGCCGAGGGGCGCGAGGGCGACATCTACCGCGCCGTCCACCGCATGGTGAGTGAACATGCGGACGAGATAGCGGCGCGCTACCCCAAGGTGATGCGGCGCGTGGGCGGCTACAACCTCGACGAGCTGACCGATGCCGGCGGCGAGGGCCAGCGGCCCTTCAACCTCGCCAAGGTGGTGAGCGGCAGCGAGGGCACGCTCGCGCTGATCCTCGAGCTGAAGCTCGCCCTTCACCCCGTTCCCAAGCGCCGGCTGGTGACCATGCTCCACTTCGACTCGCTCACGAAGGCGTTCGAGGCCGTGCAGTTCATCAACCGGCACGGCCCCTCGGCGGTGGAGATCATCGACGCCGACCTCATAATGCTCGGCCGCGAGAACCCCGCCATCGCGCCGCTGATGACCTGGGTGGTGGGCGACCCGGCCGCGGTGCTGCTCGTGGAGTTCGACGGGGAGGACCTAGCCGTTTGTCGGGCCGCTCTCGCCGGGCTCGAGGCCGACCCCGAGGTCGCCGCGCTCACCTACGGCTCCTTCCTCGCCGAGGACCCGAAGCAGCAGAAGGAGATCGCCGACTTCCGCCGCGACGGCCTGGGCATCTACGCCACCATGCCGGGCGCGGCCAAGCCCACGCCCTCCATCGAGGACGCCGCCATCCCCGTCGAGCACCTGGCGCGCTACATCCCCGAGGTCATCGAGGTGTGCAGGCGCCATGGCACGCGCGCCGTGTTCTACGCGCACGCTTCGGTGGGGGTCATCCACGTCAGGCCGCTACTGGACCTCAAGGACGAGGCGGGCATAGAGCGCTACGAGGCCATCAGCAAGGACGTCTTCGAGCTGGTGCTGAAGTACGGCGGTTCGTGGAGCGGCGAGCACGGTGACGGCCTCATCCGCTCGTACCAGAACCGGCGGCTGTTCGGCGACGTGCTCTACCAGGACTTCCTGGACCTCAAGCGCGCCTTCGACCCCGCCTGGCTGCTCAACCCGGGCAAGATCGTCGAGGCGCCTGCCATGACTGAGAACCTGCGCTACGGCACCGATTACCCCGCGGTCGTCGTGCCCACCGTGTTCGACTTCGAGGCCCAGGGCGGCTTCTTGGGCGCCGTGGAGGCCTGCACGGGCGTGGGTGCGTGCCGCAAGGTGGGCGCCGGGACCATGTGCCCGTCCTACATGGGCACCCGCGACGAGGATCACTCCACCCGCGGCCGCGCCAACGTGCTGCGCGAGGCGCTCACGGGCGGCCTGCCGGGCGGGTTGACGAGCAAGGACGTCTACGAGGTCCTCGACCTGTGCCTGGAGTGCAAGGCCTGCAAGGCGGAGTGCCCCAGCAGGGTCGACATGGCGAAGCTCAAGTACGAGTGGCTGCAGCACTACTACGACGACCACGGCACGCCCCTCGCGGCGCGGGCCATGGGCAACGTGGGGCGCGTGGCGCCGCTGGCGCAGGCGCTGGCGCCCGTCTCGAACTTCTTCCTGCCCCTGAAGCCCGTGCGTTGGCTGCTCAGCAAGGTCGTCGGCGTGGACGCGCGCCGCGTGTTGCCGCGCTACGCCGCCAGGCGCTTCGACGCCTGGTTCAAGAGGCGGCCGGCGGCCGCCAACGGCGCGCTTGGGCCCGTCGCCCTCTTCGCCGACACCTGGACGATGTTCAACCAACCCGAGGTGGGCCAGGCGGCGGTGGCGGTGCTGGAGCGCATCGGTTACGCGGTCGAGCTGGTGCCCTACGGCTGCTGCGGCCGACCGCAGATCAGCAAGGGCCTAGCGCGCGAGGCCCAGCGCATGGCCGCGGGCAACGTGAGAATGCTGCACGAGTACGTGCTGCGCGGCGTGCCGGTGGTTGGGCTCGAGCCGAGCTGCGTGGCGGCCTTCACCGACGACTACCCCGACCTCGTGCCGGGCCCGGAGACCACGGCCGTGGCCGGCCAGGTGCGCATGTTGGAGGAGTTCCTCGCCAAGGAGTGGGCCAAGGGGCGCTTCGATCCCAAGGCGGTCTTCCGCAAGGGCGCCGGGGCCGTGCAGTTCCATGGCCACTGCCAGCAGAAGTCGGTGCTGGCGGCCAGCACCAGCGCCGGCCGCGCCGTGCTCGAGTGGGTGAGCGACGAAGTGACCGCGCTGGACGCCGGTTGCTGCGGCATGGCGGGCTCGTTCGGTTACGCGCACCACGACCTGAGCATGACCATCGGCGAGCAGCGGCTGTTCCCCGCCGTGCGCGAGCACGAGGGCACCACCGCCGCGCCCGGCTTCAGCTGCCGCCACCAGATCGTGGACGGCACCGGACGCACGGCCGCGCACCCCGTAGAGGTGCTGGCGGCCAACCTCCTCTGAGAGTCCAGCCGCCGAGCGGCTACATCTCGCCGGGTGCGGCGATGCCGAGGAGGTCCAGTGTGGCGGCCAGCGTGGCGCGCACCCGGTCCACCAGCACGAGGCGCGCCTCGCGCAGGCCCGGGCCCGCGCGCATGACCTGCGTGTCGGCCCGCCCGCCGGCGTCCTTGTGGTTGTAGTAGGAGTTCCAGGCCGTGGCCACGTCGAGCGCGTACTGCGCCACCGAGTGCGGCGCCAGCGCCACCGCGGCGGCCTCCACCACGTCCGCGTAGCGCCTGAGCACGCGCGCGAGCCTCACCTCCAGCGGGCCTAGTTGCCCGAAGTCGGCGCCGGCCCTGGCGGCGGCCGCGTCCAAGCCGGCGGCCGCGGCGGCGCGCAGGATGCTGCAGGCGCGGGCGTGAGCGTACTGCACGTAAGGCGCGGAGTCGCCCTGCAGCGAGAGGGCCTGCTCCCAGCGGAAGTCGATGACCTTCTTCGCCTCGCTCTTGAGCATCCCGAAGCGCAAAGCCCCTATGCCAACCTGCCGCGCCACGAGGTCCACGTCCTTGAGGCCCGGGTTCTTCTCCTCCACCACGGCGCGCGCCCGGCGCGTGGCCTCCTCGGCCACCTCGTCGATGGACAGCGTTATGCCCTTGCGGCCGCTCATCGCCTGACCCTCGAGGGTCACGACTTCGTAGGCCAGGTGGTGCGAGTGATCGAACGCGGCGCGGCCCTCGGGGGTGGCCGAGAGGGCCAGGGCGGTGCGGACGATGGTCTGCGGGTGGCTCTGCCTGGCGTCGATCACGTTGATTATCTCGCGGGCATGCGCGAAGGAGCGGCCGTCGGGGTGCAGCTCGCCGCGGGGGCTAGACGTGTAGAGCGGCTTGCCGCTCGGCTGCACCGCGAAGCGCTCGTAGGTGAGTCCCTCGAAGATGCCCGCCTTCCAGAACTG encodes:
- the mnmA gene encoding tRNA 2-thiouridine(34) synthase MnmA, which translates into the protein MSVPEFLESMPSGDQGVKPVRVMAAMSGGVDSSVATALLAEQGYEVVGSMLRFWPDEKPAGAFDLCCSPDAAYDARRVADGLDVPFYLLDFRDTFQEIVMDPFVPTYQAGSTPNPCVWCNRHIKFGAFVKRAQALGCEYMASGHFVRRVDGPHGPELHRGVDDDKDQTYFLWALPRNILQYLLFPLGDLTKAEVRAMAAERGLRTAEKKSSSGLCFVPTTVKAYLEEASRAVPGNVVDASEGYAVVGEHRGVAFYTIGQKRGLGLHKSHLERYVLELRADSNEVVVGTREMCHWRTLEAGLRNFLTREELLPTRVQAQVRYRQQPEDATLTLLEGDRFRLEFDEPQFAVATGQSAVIYDGERLLGGGVIASRDA
- a CDS encoding ABC transporter permease, which produces MKSVRIIRLVLLLALAGYLWLFHAANRQQVELPILNYLLPPIPVAYVLAFALVAGWAVGFVPTRLSLWRRSREVKKLRERVAELEAVSAGPPVSRTSVTSPRRATHSPYSEHETELPVIPDRGDPYPGETTSDDEAG
- the recJ gene encoding single-stranded-DNA-specific exonuclease RecJ; translation: MPQGVPEVRWSVRPPAPPSAVAALSRALQVPPALAAVLWARGLRDEARSHLDPPLVLSPNPALAQAAERLALAVRQGKRILIHGDYDADGISGTAVLFLGLQELGANVATFIPDRLTDGYGVHMARVPEHAARADLFITVDCGVTNLAEIGALQEAGVEVIVTDHHSPGAALPDCLVVHPGLSPAARHGLPELTGAGVAFHLLWALHDALGLEAPLEYADLATLGTIADVAPLLGENRALIREGLKRLHDSRWPGLRASVAQARLSAPISARSVAFVLAPRLNAAGRLGEADVGLELLVTRSERRAAELAVYLDARNLERRKIQDGMYESALAKADPEAPALVIEDPSWHPGVMGIVASKLLERFYLPVYIAAAGKGSVRSTPGISAVEGLRAAAPHLLRFGGHKQAAGFALDMENFGAFRAAVHEFAGRFPRPVPTVVADTVIGADEVTAGLYRAIVDLEPFGEGHPAPLFALTGTLDAARAVGKDGNTLQLRIGGVKGVAWRMGELAPGLPVGGSVNVAVELEENEFRNARTLEFRASAVRAAEPLRLAPEVGEDTAAPLVAAPVTRAGTGRLVTDLGPDAVATLEGLVRAGTPVVLALGPDTLHELEREAKELPTVSEVRRGLQALRRGAPSPYLAAKSERILQALRELGTVDELGRAVRLPAGTRLSPYESPGLMAGLLRRYQLRTFVHAYRHLDDEGLAITTARLFGEAVAVATGDARAEPLEEGVPHAIY
- a CDS encoding FAD-linked oxidase C-terminal domain-containing protein translates to MSLNLPQRPAQREALSNPAPADVAAELRRRLEATVEGEVRFDARARALYGTDASPYRIAPVGVVVPRDEADVVAAVRAANELGVPVLPRGGGTSLAGQTVAAALVIDMSKYLTKIIELNVEERWVRVQPGLVRDQLNAALAPHGLQFTPDVATTDRANVGGMVANNSAGTRSIKYGKSVDQVIELRVLLMDGTELHLGPLRGKELDEKLAAEGREGDIYRAVHRMVSEHADEIAARYPKVMRRVGGYNLDELTDAGGEGQRPFNLAKVVSGSEGTLALILELKLALHPVPKRRLVTMLHFDSLTKAFEAVQFINRHGPSAVEIIDADLIMLGRENPAIAPLMTWVVGDPAAVLLVEFDGEDLAVCRAALAGLEADPEVAALTYGSFLAEDPKQQKEIADFRRDGLGIYATMPGAAKPTPSIEDAAIPVEHLARYIPEVIEVCRRHGTRAVFYAHASVGVIHVRPLLDLKDEAGIERYEAISKDVFELVLKYGGSWSGEHGDGLIRSYQNRRLFGDVLYQDFLDLKRAFDPAWLLNPGKIVEAPAMTENLRYGTDYPAVVVPTVFDFEAQGGFLGAVEACTGVGACRKVGAGTMCPSYMGTRDEDHSTRGRANVLREALTGGLPGGLTSKDVYEVLDLCLECKACKAECPSRVDMAKLKYEWLQHYYDDHGTPLAARAMGNVGRVAPLAQALAPVSNFFLPLKPVRWLLSKVVGVDARRVLPRYAARRFDAWFKRRPAAANGALGPVALFADTWTMFNQPEVGQAAVAVLERIGYAVELVPYGCCGRPQISKGLAREAQRMAAGNVRMLHEYVLRGVPVVGLEPSCVAAFTDDYPDLVPGPETTAVAGQVRMLEEFLAKEWAKGRFDPKAVFRKGAGAVQFHGHCQQKSVLAASTSAGRAVLEWVSDEVTALDAGCCGMAGSFGYAHHDLSMTIGEQRLFPAVREHEGTTAAPGFSCRHQIVDGTGRTAAHPVEVLAANLL